A single window of Flagellimonas maritima DNA harbors:
- a CDS encoding helix-turn-helix domain-containing protein — MKQDTVILVLSCLGLVQALFLFVYLITLKKGKRKANIFLAFLILGVTIRIGKSVLNTYFHLEPWQRNLGISGILLTGPFLWFYGKTLFDRSNAFLQKNYLHLVPFAVFALLSTFIPNRGDALSYVIYIAVFLHLGLYIGLSIYILYVIGKSVHQQLHNWYRNLIIGIGVIWFFYMGHLAGIFSWYIGGAVFFSFLIYIFSFLFLQKHAFQLGKYTKSTLDGETSRQLVSSLKNLFVQEEMYLHKTISLEIIAEKLNTSPRKLSQAINENELKNFSEFVNHYRIEKAKQLLSEPDSMKQKIATIAYDCGFGNVTSFNLAFKAATQLTPSAYRSQFNA, encoded by the coding sequence GTGAAACAAGATACCGTAATTTTAGTTTTAAGTTGTTTGGGGCTTGTCCAGGCACTTTTCCTGTTTGTTTATCTGATTACCCTTAAAAAGGGAAAACGAAAAGCAAATATATTTTTGGCTTTTTTAATTCTTGGTGTTACCATTCGCATTGGGAAATCGGTTCTCAATACCTACTTTCATTTGGAGCCTTGGCAACGCAATCTAGGCATTTCCGGTATTCTCTTAACAGGGCCATTTTTGTGGTTTTATGGAAAAACACTTTTTGATAGATCAAATGCGTTTTTGCAGAAAAATTATCTACACCTTGTCCCATTTGCTGTTTTTGCATTGCTGAGCACATTTATTCCTAACCGGGGCGATGCATTGTCCTATGTGATTTACATTGCTGTTTTTTTACATTTAGGCCTGTACATTGGGCTGTCTATTTATATATTATATGTAATTGGCAAATCAGTGCACCAACAACTTCACAACTGGTATAGAAACTTGATTATTGGTATTGGTGTTATATGGTTTTTTTATATGGGACATCTTGCAGGAATCTTCTCCTGGTATATTGGTGGAGCTGTTTTCTTCTCCTTTTTGATCTACATTTTTTCCTTTCTCTTTTTACAGAAGCATGCCTTTCAATTGGGAAAATATACCAAATCAACTTTAGATGGTGAAACCTCCAGACAATTGGTTTCTTCCTTAAAAAATCTCTTTGTACAAGAAGAGATGTATTTGCATAAAACTATTTCCCTTGAAATAATTGCAGAAAAATTAAATACTTCCCCAAGAAAATTATCACAGGCCATTAACGAGAACGAGCTAAAGAATTTTTCAGAATTCGTAAACCATTATCGAATAGAAAAGGCCAAGCAATTGTTGTCAGAACCAGATTCCATGAAACAAAAAATAGCAACAATAGCGTATGATTGTGGATTTGGGAACGTGACTTCCTTCAATTTGGCGTTTAAGGCCGCAACCCAATTGACCCCTTCAGCATATAGAAGCCAGTTTAATGCTTGA
- a CDS encoding lactonase family protein, translated as MMAIVAFNCKKNEVDMKAHTLFVSTYTDGESKGIYKLVFDPNTGKLSDLTLAAALENPSFLTISKDGNNLYAVQETADFDSLGGAVSAFKLKDGILELQNSMGTGGAHPCHVALSDDGHLAVSNYTGGNLSIFDLKNDGALKQNPQMINHSVLDTLKKAHVHKANFNAEGLFASDLGLDALKRYRKQDGNWKPAHQSSLDLPDGAGPRHFVFDSNGNYLYVINELNSTISVFKRDDEGNFNKIQTENTLAADYNGQNACADIHLSPDGKFLYGSNRGENTIVVFSVDTKNGQISLMGRTSVYGDLPRNFTIDPSGNFVLVANQRSENIVVFQRNTELGTLTYLNETSLPAPVCLEFLE; from the coding sequence ATGATGGCAATAGTTGCCTTTAACTGTAAAAAAAATGAAGTGGACATGAAAGCGCACACATTATTTGTGAGCACGTATACGGATGGTGAAAGCAAGGGCATATATAAGCTTGTTTTTGACCCCAATACGGGTAAATTATCAGATTTAACTTTAGCTGCAGCATTGGAAAATCCTTCATTTTTGACAATCTCAAAAGATGGAAACAATCTATATGCAGTCCAAGAGACCGCTGATTTTGATAGTTTAGGTGGCGCCGTTTCCGCTTTTAAATTAAAAGACGGTATTCTAGAGCTTCAAAACAGTATGGGAACGGGCGGGGCACACCCTTGCCACGTTGCATTATCTGACGATGGGCATTTGGCAGTGTCAAATTATACTGGAGGTAACCTATCGATTTTCGATTTGAAAAACGATGGAGCCTTAAAACAAAATCCACAGATGATAAATCACAGTGTGCTGGACACATTAAAAAAGGCACACGTTCATAAAGCAAATTTTAATGCAGAAGGTCTTTTTGCGTCTGATCTAGGATTGGACGCTTTGAAAAGATACCGTAAGCAAGATGGAAATTGGAAACCTGCACATCAATCTTCATTGGATTTGCCCGATGGTGCAGGACCCAGGCACTTCGTCTTTGATTCCAACGGAAATTATCTTTATGTAATCAATGAATTGAACTCTACCATCTCTGTTTTTAAAAGAGATGATGAAGGCAATTTTAATAAAATCCAGACCGAAAACACTTTAGCGGCCGATTATAATGGACAAAATGCATGTGCCGATATACATTTATCTCCAGATGGTAAATTTTTATATGGTTCAAACCGTGGTGAAAATACTATTGTGGTTTTTTCGGTTGATACAAAAAATGGTCAAATTAGCTTAATGGGAAGAACTTCTGTATATGGTGATTTGCCTCGGAACTTTACGATTGATCCTTCTGGAAATTTTGTATTGGTTGCAAATCAAAGAAGCGAAAATATTGTGGTTTTTCAGAGGAATACGGAACTGGGAACACTAACTTATCTCAATGAAACATCTTTGCCGGCACCTGTTTGCTTAGAGTTTCTAGAGTAA
- a CDS encoding DNA helicase PriA, whose amino-acid sequence MEKPIQKTELKKSCANCGAELKYKPGTTNITCEYCGHEEVITIDERGFKELELSPYLKKMGAQKHSEEISMLHCKNCGANQHVEENYKSLHCIYCSMPLVIEDAYKEEWILPGAVLPFQIEKEKSFAIFQKWVGKLWWAPNKLKKAALDPQFTKGLYLPYWTFDAQLSASYTGQRGEYYYENQSYRDSKGKKQTRRVRKTRWYPASGNVSGFVDDTLIEASQQKTGRIPKKIAYWNLKKLQPFNSGFLSGFVTEKYTIPLKEGHLLSKDVARNIATRWCKQDIGGDTQQVSSMNMSLSEETFKHILLPIYISAYRFKGKEYNFFINGENGQISGTRPYSFWKIFFAVLLGVIILGVIVYFAK is encoded by the coding sequence TTGGAGAAACCTATCCAAAAAACTGAGCTTAAAAAATCCTGTGCTAATTGTGGAGCAGAGCTCAAGTACAAGCCGGGCACAACCAATATCACTTGTGAATATTGCGGCCATGAAGAGGTCATAACCATTGATGAACGTGGTTTTAAGGAGTTAGAACTTTCTCCTTATCTAAAAAAAATGGGGGCACAAAAGCATAGCGAGGAAATTTCTATGCTTCATTGCAAAAATTGTGGTGCCAACCAGCATGTCGAGGAAAATTACAAATCGTTGCATTGTATATACTGTAGTATGCCCTTGGTTATTGAGGACGCTTATAAAGAAGAATGGATTTTACCAGGTGCAGTTCTGCCTTTTCAGATTGAAAAAGAAAAATCGTTTGCTATTTTTCAGAAGTGGGTCGGTAAATTATGGTGGGCCCCCAATAAATTGAAAAAAGCAGCGCTAGACCCACAATTTACCAAAGGCCTATATCTTCCCTATTGGACTTTTGATGCGCAACTTTCCGCTTCGTATACTGGACAACGTGGAGAATATTATTACGAAAACCAAAGCTACCGGGACAGTAAGGGTAAAAAACAGACCCGAAGGGTTCGTAAAACTAGATGGTACCCAGCTTCGGGTAATGTTTCAGGCTTTGTAGATGATACATTGATCGAGGCATCCCAACAAAAAACAGGCAGAATCCCAAAAAAAATCGCTTATTGGAACTTAAAAAAATTACAACCCTTTAACAGTGGTTTTTTATCCGGTTTTGTTACTGAAAAATATACAATTCCTTTAAAAGAAGGTCATTTGCTTTCCAAAGATGTGGCTCGCAATATTGCGACCCGCTGGTGCAAACAAGACATTGGTGGGGATACACAACAGGTTAGCAGTATGAACATGAGTTTATCAGAAGAGACTTTTAAGCACATTTTATTGCCTATTTATATTAGTGCCTATCGTTTTAAAGGAAAAGAGTACAATTTTTTTATCAATGGTGAAAATGGACAGATTTCAGGAACCAGACCCTACAGTTTTTGGAAAATATTCTTTGCGGTACTCTTAGGAGTGATCATTTTAGGGGTAATCGTTTACTTTGCAAAGTAA
- a CDS encoding SPFH domain-containing protein translates to MDIFGKIKEKLTNEFIDIVEWLDYTDDTIAHRFERYQNEIKNGAKLIVREGQTAVFVNEGQLADVFTPGTYDLTTQNLPILTTLKGWKYGFNSPFKAEVYFVNTHLFTDEKWGTKNPITLSDDRFGLVEIRAFGTYAFKISDAGKFIVDIVSTDSNFTNFEINEHLKSLIATRFTDTVGEANLPIELYAANTSELSETCREVMKPEFLSVGISLEKFYIENVSMPEDLKKEIFEYSRIDKLDLDKLTKFKTAKAIEAAAKNEGGTAGAGMGMGMGFVLAQQMGGMMTGAPQANIQMGNQQQAGSFPPPMPASVQYFYAVNGTQQGPVSFEQLQALFAGRTINRDSLVWKQGMTSWTALKEVEELKSFLGGSTPPPLPTE, encoded by the coding sequence ATGGATATTTTTGGCAAAATAAAGGAGAAACTAACCAATGAATTTATTGATATTGTCGAGTGGCTCGACTATACAGACGATACCATAGCACATCGGTTTGAACGCTACCAAAACGAAATTAAAAATGGAGCTAAGCTCATTGTACGCGAAGGGCAGACCGCGGTCTTTGTGAATGAAGGACAATTGGCGGATGTCTTTACTCCTGGAACTTACGACCTTACCACACAAAATTTACCTATTCTCACTACGTTGAAAGGTTGGAAATATGGTTTTAACTCTCCGTTTAAAGCTGAGGTATATTTTGTGAATACCCATCTCTTTACGGATGAAAAGTGGGGAACAAAAAACCCAATAACCTTAAGCGATGATCGTTTTGGATTGGTAGAAATTCGTGCTTTTGGGACCTACGCTTTTAAAATCTCCGATGCTGGAAAATTTATCGTTGACATTGTGAGCACGGATAGCAATTTCACAAATTTTGAAATTAATGAACATCTAAAGAGTTTGATAGCCACTCGCTTTACGGACACCGTTGGCGAAGCCAATTTACCCATTGAGCTATATGCCGCGAACACTTCGGAGCTTTCTGAGACTTGCCGGGAAGTCATGAAGCCCGAATTTCTTTCCGTAGGTATTTCACTTGAAAAATTCTATATCGAAAATGTTTCCATGCCCGAAGACCTTAAAAAAGAAATCTTCGAGTATAGCCGTATCGACAAACTGGATTTGGATAAGTTGACCAAATTTAAGACTGCCAAAGCAATAGAAGCTGCCGCTAAAAACGAAGGCGGTACGGCAGGCGCAGGAATGGGAATGGGAATGGGCTTTGTATTGGCCCAACAAATGGGTGGAATGATGACTGGAGCCCCGCAAGCAAATATTCAAATGGGAAACCAACAACAGGCAGGCAGTTTTCCTCCACCAATGCCAGCTTCTGTTCAATATTTTTACGCTGTTAACGGAACACAACAAGGCCCGGTTTCTTTTGAGCAACTGCAAGCTCTTTTTGCAGGGCGTACCATCAATAGGGACAGTTTGGTTTGGAAGCAAGGGATGACTTCATGGACCGCGCTAAAAGAGGTCGAGGAATTGAAGTCATTTTTAGGAGGAAGCACTCCACCGCCACTCCCTACAGAATAA
- a CDS encoding DoxX family protein yields the protein MEYIVIAAKIIIFISIINVWFFRFNKSTEWRAGNAKSMKAEFEAYGLNDTIMYIVGGLKIISATLLLISIWIPILAVPAAAIMALLMLGAIGMHIKVSDALKKSLPALFFLLLSLLILANSYGIF from the coding sequence ATGGAATATATTGTCATTGCCGCTAAAATTATAATTTTTATCAGCATTATAAATGTTTGGTTTTTTCGTTTTAATAAGTCTACAGAGTGGCGCGCAGGCAATGCAAAAAGTATGAAAGCTGAATTTGAAGCTTATGGTTTAAACGATACGATAATGTATATTGTTGGAGGACTTAAAATCATTAGTGCCACATTATTGCTAATTTCTATATGGATTCCAATTCTAGCAGTCCCTGCAGCAGCAATTATGGCATTGCTTATGTTAGGAGCTATCGGTATGCACATAAAGGTAAGTGATGCATTAAAAAAATCATTGCCCGCTTTATTTTTTCTACTCCTTTCTTTGTTGATCCTTGCCAACTCTTACGGAATTTTCTAA
- a CDS encoding DUF2237 family protein, producing the protein MKTQTKSRNKNVLGTELQACCHTPKTGFYRDGFCRTGPEDVGTHVVCAIMTEEFLIYTKAQGNDLSSPMPMYDFPGLQPGNKWCLCASRWKQAQKAGKAPVVVLEATHEKALQIIDFELLLEHKYSNA; encoded by the coding sequence TTGAAAACACAAACAAAATCAAGGAATAAAAATGTGTTGGGTACTGAGCTACAAGCTTGTTGTCATACTCCTAAAACGGGGTTTTATCGCGATGGATTTTGCAGAACGGGACCCGAAGATGTAGGAACCCACGTGGTATGTGCCATCATGACCGAAGAGTTTTTAATTTATACAAAAGCTCAGGGCAACGACTTGAGCAGCCCAATGCCGATGTATGATTTTCCCGGTCTTCAACCTGGTAACAAATGGTGTTTGTGCGCATCACGCTGGAAACAGGCTCAGAAGGCTGGAAAAGCCCCTGTAGTAGTTCTGGAAGCTACCCATGAAAAAGCCTTACAGATTATTGATTTTGAACTGTTATTGGAACATAAATATAGTAATGCCTAA
- a CDS encoding FAD-dependent oxidoreductase, translated as MVKKSTKIYIVGAGISGLVAAKTLEAQGYCPVLLETTDAAGGRVKTDIANGVFFDHGFQVLLSAYPQAQKHLNYTNLKLNRFKPGALIFKEGKTQRIGDPLRDISALFPTIFSSIGSLSDKIKIFTLTQTLKNKSIDEIFASAEISTLNYLKNYGFSDRIIENFFRPFFTGIFLEEELRTPSRMFEFVFKMFGEGYATLPENGIGAISEQLANQLKNSEIKFGHRVSKISSNKIHLENGEVLQSDAILVTTPITIETGEHDLNNLGWKSCDNLYFTVEKKTFDEGIIGLVADKDAFTNNLYYPFDQTVSGDPILSVTIVKNHTLNEKDLVETVSSELLKHCKIATKSFLRKYTIKQALPDIDNLKKELSPNKIKVSENVYVAGDYVLNGSLNAAMASGESAAIKLMEEL; from the coding sequence ATGGTAAAGAAATCAACTAAAATATATATTGTAGGTGCGGGCATAAGCGGATTGGTCGCCGCAAAAACATTGGAGGCACAAGGATATTGCCCCGTATTATTGGAAACGACTGACGCAGCAGGAGGGCGTGTTAAAACGGATATTGCAAATGGAGTTTTCTTCGACCACGGCTTTCAGGTTTTGTTGTCAGCTTATCCACAAGCTCAAAAGCATTTAAACTATACCAATTTAAAATTAAATCGATTCAAACCGGGGGCCTTGATATTCAAAGAAGGTAAAACCCAACGTATCGGTGATCCGCTTCGGGATATTTCAGCATTGTTCCCCACAATTTTTTCTTCAATAGGCTCCCTTTCGGATAAAATCAAAATTTTTACCCTGACCCAAACGCTTAAAAATAAATCAATTGATGAAATCTTTGCTTCTGCAGAAATCTCCACCTTGAATTATCTAAAAAATTATGGGTTTTCGGACCGCATCATTGAAAACTTCTTTAGGCCATTCTTTACTGGGATTTTTTTGGAAGAGGAGTTGCGAACGCCCTCAAGAATGTTCGAGTTTGTCTTTAAGATGTTCGGGGAGGGTTATGCTACGCTTCCCGAAAACGGAATAGGAGCGATTTCAGAACAGTTGGCGAATCAACTAAAAAATAGTGAAATCAAATTTGGGCATCGCGTCTCTAAAATAAGTTCAAATAAAATTCATTTGGAAAATGGTGAAGTACTGCAAAGTGACGCCATTTTGGTGACTACGCCTATTACCATTGAAACTGGAGAGCACGATTTGAACAACCTTGGATGGAAAAGCTGCGACAACCTGTATTTTACCGTTGAAAAGAAGACCTTTGATGAAGGAATTATAGGATTGGTTGCAGATAAAGACGCTTTTACAAATAACCTTTATTATCCTTTCGATCAAACTGTTTCTGGCGACCCAATATTATCAGTAACCATTGTTAAGAATCACACGCTAAACGAAAAAGATTTAGTGGAAACCGTTAGTTCCGAATTATTGAAACATTGTAAAATCGCCACTAAAAGTTTTCTTAGGAAATATACCATAAAACAAGCGCTACCCGATATTGATAATTTAAAAAAGGAGCTTTCACCCAATAAAATTAAAGTGTCCGAGAATGTCTATGTGGCAGGTGATTATGTATTGAACGGTTCGTTGAATGCAGCAATGGCTTCTGGAGAGTCTGCGGCCATAAAACTTATGGAAGAACTTTAG
- a CDS encoding Ig-like domain-containing protein: MDKVDVDGDSPVAWSSDDEQIATVDENGTVKGLKVGTATITATVEEASASVTVTVDPNIYVAGYVQSSGSRQAVVWKNGVVTELTDGTKEAQANAVFVYGEDVYVVGHERDQDNNRRAMLWINGDQIALSNSLGITSSTAYDVVVNESGYYVVGEQSANAASIGRVWISNANDATLVEPGYETNVPRAISMDDQNNWYVSGYIRQDVDLDYKACYWTAGTAANPEILENDARAYDIQVVGDDVHVSGFRNVDGISAATTWKNGAGTDLTDGTSNSIAYSLFVTGTDIYAAGNDGNNSTVWKNGVVATLLNIDGNTSFAESVFVYGTDVYICGGSLQGDLIKAVLWKNGEPTVFFPEDSPTNNKAFSVFVD, from the coding sequence GTGGACAAGGTGGACGTGGACGGGGATAGCCCCGTTGCGTGGAGCAGCGACGACGAGCAGATCGCCACCGTGGACGAGAACGGAACGGTAAAGGGCCTCAAGGTGGGGACCGCCACCATTACCGCCACCGTGGAAGAAGCCTCCGCAAGCGTTACGGTCACCGTGGACCCCAACATATATGTGGCAGGGTATGTACAATCTTCTGGTTCCCGACAAGCTGTGGTCTGGAAGAACGGGGTGGTGACCGAGCTGACCGACGGCACCAAGGAAGCACAGGCAAATGCGGTGTTCGTATATGGCGAGGACGTCTACGTTGTGGGCCATGAAAGAGATCAAGACAATAATAGAAGGGCCATGTTGTGGATCAACGGAGATCAGATAGCTTTGTCGAACAGCCTTGGTATTACCTCTTCAACTGCATATGACGTTGTTGTCAACGAGTCGGGGTATTATGTAGTGGGGGAACAGTCTGCCAATGCAGCATCGATAGGGCGAGTTTGGATATCCAATGCCAATGACGCAACACTAGTCGAACCAGGTTACGAAACAAACGTTCCTAGAGCGATATCCATGGACGACCAGAACAACTGGTATGTATCCGGCTATATAAGGCAAGATGTGGACCTCGATTACAAGGCCTGTTATTGGACGGCAGGAACGGCTGCAAATCCCGAAATTCTCGAAAATGATGCCCGTGCTTACGATATCCAAGTGGTAGGGGACGATGTCCATGTATCGGGATTTAGAAATGTGGATGGAATAAGTGCGGCAACAACATGGAAGAACGGTGCGGGGACCGACCTGACCGACGGGACCAGTAACTCAATTGCCTATTCACTGTTCGTAACGGGCACGGATATATATGCGGCGGGAAATGATGGTAACAATTCAACAGTCTGGAAGAATGGTGTTGTTGCCACATTGCTTAACATCGACGGTAACACCTCCTTTGCCGAATCCGTATTTGTCTATGGTACAGATGTATATATCTGTGGTGGATCTTTGCAAGGAGATTTGATAAAGGCGGTTTTATGGAAAAACGGGGAACCAACGGTATTTTTTCCGGAAGATTCACCTACGAACAACAAAGCCTTTTCGGTCTTTGTCGATTAA
- a CDS encoding VPS10 domain-containing protein has product MKQLLSKAGLLLLALSFLSVSVQSQRKKKTSTATTMFPQELYSSLEYRSIGPHRGGRSAAVTGVPGKPNLFYFGAAGGGVWKTLDGGRSWENISDGYFGGSIGAVEVAQSDPNVLYVGGGEKTLRGNVSSGYGIWKTEDAGKTWKFAGLENSRHVPRIRIHPKDHNIVYAAVLGNIYKPTQDRGIYKSTDGGQTWSKKLFVNDQSGFVDLTLDPNNPRILYASSWRAKRTPYSLSSGGEGSGLWKSTDSGETWTEISKNKGFPKDTLGIIGVAVSPKNSERVWAIVENKKKGGLYRSENGGKEWTQVNSERKLRQRAWYYTRVYADTEDEDVVYVLNVRYHKSTDGGKTFNTFNAPHGDHHDLWIAPENSKRMIIGDDGGAQVSYDGGETWSTYYNQPTAQYYRVTTDNAFPYRIYVAQQDNSTLRVNHRSDDGSIGEDDWEPTAGGESAHIAVDPTNNDIVYGGSYGGFLTRVNHDKKTVRGINVWPDNPMGYGAEGMKYRFQWNFPIMFSKHDPKKLYTFSNHVHMSTNEGQSWSLLSDDLTRNDPTKLVSSGGPITQDNTGVEYYCTIFAANESPLKEGLIWVGSDDGLIHVTRDGGQNWENVTPSGMPEWNMINSIEPSAFDEGTCYVAATRYKLGDFQPYLYKTTDYGNTWSKITNGIPNEHFTRVVREDPKRKGLLYAGTETGMYISFDDGSNWSPFQLNLPIVPITDLALKDDNLIVATQGRSLWIIDDLTVLHQMDNAKKTKETILFKPKKAYRTKGSVAKEPSKTEGENHPNGIITHFYLNEVAEKDSISLTYFSKSGDTLSTYSTFAEDEDKKLKVEKGGNTHVWDTRGKGAEKLKGMIFWWANFNGAKAVPGTYKVSLNVNGAEQSEQFEILPDPRAEVSVADMQKQHDFISDINNTIDRAHKSIKKIRKINTQLDAFAKQYKDNEQTKDLVEKANKMKEDFEEIEKALYQTKNRSNQDPLNFPIRLTNKLGHLNSLVSIDDFPPTDQDIAVKNELSAKIKSELTAFDALVDKEIKEFNEAFNNLSLNYLFIEE; this is encoded by the coding sequence ATGAAACAATTACTTTCCAAAGCTGGCCTATTGCTGCTTGCTTTATCATTTCTCTCCGTATCTGTACAATCCCAAAGAAAAAAGAAAACATCGACCGCTACGACAATGTTTCCACAAGAGCTGTATTCCAGTTTGGAGTATAGGTCAATTGGACCACATAGGGGCGGTCGTTCTGCTGCGGTAACCGGCGTACCTGGCAAACCCAATCTTTTCTATTTTGGAGCTGCCGGTGGGGGGGTCTGGAAAACGTTGGATGGTGGACGTTCTTGGGAAAATATTTCCGATGGATATTTTGGAGGAAGCATTGGAGCTGTCGAAGTGGCCCAAAGCGACCCTAATGTGCTTTATGTTGGCGGTGGTGAAAAAACGCTTCGTGGCAACGTATCATCCGGCTATGGTATCTGGAAAACTGAAGACGCAGGAAAAACCTGGAAGTTTGCAGGGCTAGAGAACAGTCGTCATGTACCACGTATCCGTATCCATCCAAAAGACCATAATATAGTATATGCTGCCGTGTTGGGCAACATCTACAAGCCTACACAAGACCGGGGCATTTATAAGAGCACGGATGGTGGCCAGACTTGGAGCAAAAAATTGTTTGTCAACGATCAATCAGGTTTTGTTGACCTTACCTTGGATCCCAATAACCCCCGTATATTGTACGCTTCTTCATGGCGGGCAAAACGAACCCCATATAGTTTGAGCAGTGGTGGCGAAGGCTCAGGCTTATGGAAAAGTACCGATAGCGGTGAAACTTGGACGGAAATTTCCAAAAATAAAGGCTTCCCAAAAGATACTTTGGGCATTATTGGAGTTGCTGTTTCCCCAAAAAATAGTGAGCGCGTTTGGGCAATCGTTGAGAACAAGAAAAAAGGAGGACTCTATCGTTCAGAAAATGGAGGCAAGGAATGGACACAAGTGAACAGTGAGCGTAAATTACGCCAACGGGCATGGTATTATACCAGAGTTTATGCTGATACGGAAGATGAGGATGTGGTGTACGTTTTAAATGTTCGCTACCATAAATCAACTGACGGAGGAAAAACCTTCAATACGTTCAATGCGCCACATGGTGACCATCACGACCTTTGGATAGCCCCTGAAAATTCAAAGCGCATGATTATTGGTGATGATGGTGGGGCGCAGGTAAGCTATGATGGTGGTGAAACGTGGAGTACCTACTACAACCAGCCTACGGCCCAATATTATAGGGTAACAACGGATAATGCTTTTCCATATCGTATTTATGTGGCACAACAGGACAATTCTACCTTGCGGGTAAACCATCGTAGCGATGATGGCAGTATTGGCGAAGACGACTGGGAACCCACTGCAGGTGGAGAATCTGCACATATAGCTGTTGACCCCACCAATAATGATATTGTTTATGGAGGTAGTTACGGAGGATTTTTAACCCGGGTGAATCATGATAAAAAAACTGTAAGAGGAATTAATGTGTGGCCGGACAATCCCATGGGATACGGTGCAGAAGGAATGAAATATCGTTTTCAATGGAATTTTCCCATAATGTTCAGCAAGCACGATCCCAAAAAACTCTATACTTTTTCCAATCATGTGCACATGAGCACAAACGAAGGTCAAAGCTGGTCATTGCTCAGTGACGATTTAACCAGAAATGACCCAACAAAACTGGTTTCGAGTGGGGGCCCGATTACACAGGACAATACAGGTGTTGAGTATTATTGTACCATTTTCGCGGCCAACGAAAGCCCTTTAAAAGAAGGATTGATTTGGGTTGGTAGTGATGATGGTTTAATTCACGTTACCAGAGATGGTGGACAGAATTGGGAAAATGTAACTCCATCAGGTATGCCGGAATGGAACATGATCAATAGTATTGAACCTTCAGCTTTTGATGAAGGAACCTGTTATGTGGCAGCTACCAGGTATAAACTCGGGGATTTTCAACCTTATTTATACAAAACAACAGATTATGGCAACACGTGGTCAAAAATCACCAATGGTATTCCTAATGAACATTTTACCAGAGTAGTTAGGGAAGATCCCAAAAGAAAGGGATTACTCTATGCAGGGACAGAAACCGGAATGTATATTTCCTTTGATGATGGAAGCAATTGGAGTCCGTTTCAATTGAATCTTCCTATTGTTCCTATTACAGATTTGGCACTCAAAGACGATAATCTAATTGTAGCCACACAAGGAAGAAGCTTGTGGATTATAGATGATTTAACGGTCCTTCATCAAATGGACAATGCTAAAAAAACTAAAGAAACAATCCTTTTTAAACCAAAAAAAGCTTATCGTACCAAAGGTAGTGTAGCTAAAGAACCATCCAAGACCGAAGGTGAAAACCATCCTAATGGTATAATTACCCATTTCTATTTAAATGAAGTCGCCGAGAAGGATAGCATCAGTCTAACATACTTTTCAAAAAGTGGGGACACCTTGTCTACGTACAGCACTTTTGCCGAGGATGAGGACAAAAAACTCAAAGTGGAAAAAGGCGGAAATACCCATGTTTGGGATACGCGTGGTAAAGGAGCTGAAAAATTGAAAGGAATGATTTTTTGGTGGGCCAATTTTAATGGTGCAAAAGCCGTTCCGGGCACCTATAAAGTTTCCCTTAACGTAAATGGTGCGGAACAATCGGAACAGTTCGAGATTCTTCCTGACCCACGAGCTGAAGTCTCCGTTGCTGATATGCAAAAACAGCACGATTTTATTTCGGACATAAACAATACCATTGACCGGGCACATAAATCTATAAAGAAAATCAGAAAAATAAACACGCAACTAGACGCTTTTGCAAAGCAATACAAGGACAATGAACAAACTAAGGATTTGGTCGAAAAAGCGAACAAGATGAAGGAAGACTTTGAAGAGATTGAAAAGGCACTTTATCAGACTAAAAATAGGAGCAATCAAGATCCGCTGAACTTCCCCATTCGATTGACCAATAAACTTGGGCATTTGAACAGTTTGGTCTCTATTGATGATTTTCCACCAACCGACCAAGATATTGCAGTAAAAAATGAACTCTCGGCCAAAATTAAATCAGAGCTTACGGCATTTGATGCCTTGGTCGATAAAGAGATAAAAGAATTCAACGAAGCTTTTAATAATCTAAGTTTAAATTATTTGTTCATCGAGGAATAG